The following proteins are co-located in the Castanea sativa cultivar Marrone di Chiusa Pesio chromosome 8, ASM4071231v1 genome:
- the LOC142606817 gene encoding uncharacterized protein LOC142606817, translating to MEASSIVLHSKTLPFGITLTNNKLSFRPFNKHLPSTNYQRHQSLKPIKPPSHWQFNASPLAFSPTRTKTHLLTPLKCSYSNTTSSDSQNPLLKPLKNLSLDSLKKTLSQLTPIDVVKWSGVLSIAVAATKWTVNMLFNPFFWMYFSWTWLFWPWFVAIALAIYGLYSFRKHLLGEANIFEQLAIVTSTFTWLTLVPPAHFSGYLEGWPFVFFFVYHYFFFFNVSVRKRLYGDYYARPHDPKWDVNPPKWYRLLFCVGVMVGHWLAAFEGPELHRIPGGWTNVGVWILIILTMLMQYNSTLYLAKYSEKVVVPTAVVQFGPYRWVRHPIYSSTMLLFATFCVALRAPLSLLFVAAVCLFYYEQKAKLEEALMVETFGERYMEYATRVRYKFIPFIY from the coding sequence ATGGAAGCCAGCTCAATTGTCCTCCACTCAAAAACCCTCCCTTTTGGTATAACACTCACAAACAACAAACTCTCTTTCAGACCTTTCAACAAACACTTGCCAAGCACCAATTATCAGCGCCACCAAAGTCTTAAACCCATCAAACCACCATCACATTGGCAATTTAATGCAAGCCCATTAGCATTTTCACCGacaagaacaaaaacccatttgTTGACTCCTCTCAAATGCTCATATTCCAACACTACTAGCTCGGATTCTCAGAACCCATTGCTAAAACCCCTCAAAAACCTCTCACTTGATTCGTTGAAGAAGACCCTTTCTCAGTTAACTCCTATTGATGTTGTGAAGTGGTCTGGGGTCTTATCCATTGCCGTTGCAGCCACAAAATGGACTGTAAATATGCTATTCAACCCCTTTTTCTGGATGTACTTCAGCTGGACATGGTTGTTCTGGCCATGGTTTGTGGCAATAGCGCTTGCGATTTACGGGTTATATAGCTTTCGCAAGCATTTACTTGGTGAAGCAAACATATTTGAGCAACTTGCCATTGTTACTTCCACGTTTACTTGGCTCACTCTTGTCCCACCAGCCCATTTCAGTGGCTATCTTGAAGGTTGGCCTTTTGTGTTCTTCTTTGTATaccattatttctttttcttcaatgtTAGTGTAAGGAAAAGGTTATATGGCGATTACTATGCTCGTCCACATGATCCCAAGTGGGATGTGAACCCACCCAAGTGGTATCgccttttgttttgtgttggaGTTATGGTTGGGCACTGGTTGGCTGCATTTGAAGGGCCTGAGCTGCACCGCATTCCTGGAGGGTGGACAAATGTGGGGGTTTGGATTTTGATAATATTGACAATGTTAATGCAGTATAATTCGACGTTGTATCTTGCAAAGTATTCAGAAAAGGTGGTTGTGCCAACTGCTGTGGTGCAGTTTGGGCCTTATCGTTGGGTCCGTCATCCAATATATTCGTCTACAATGCTACTGTTTGCTACTTTCTGTGTTGCACTTCGAGCACCTTTGAGCTTGCTGTTTGTTGCAgcagtttgtttgttttactaTGAGCAGAAGGCAAAACTTGAAGAGGCTTTGATGGTTGAGACATTTGGTGAGAGGTATATGGAGTATGCAACTAGAGTTAGATACAAGTttattccttttatttattag
- the LOC142605611 gene encoding abscisic acid 8'-hydroxylase 2 produces MQVFSLSPLFALFHSQFVILIPLLFCSLLLLLPFLQWRQPRHKRLPPGSMGWPYIGETLKLYTENPNSFFSNRQKRYGDIFKTHILGCPCVMISSPEAARVVLVSRAHLFKPTYPPSKEKMIGPEALFFQQGAYHSRLKKLVQASFLPSAIRGSVSKIEHIALKLIPTWNNCTIYTLQEMKRYAFDVAMISALGDQHDIEMEGIKNLYQCLEKGYNSMPLDLPGTPFRKAMKARKLLNEDLRRIIEKRREIGKHGGGLLGILLGAEDEKHNQLSDSQIADNIIGVIFAAHDTTASILTWILKYLHDNVNLLEAVTKEQEGIQRKLFEENRGLTWDDTRRMPLTGRVIQETLRTASILSFTFREAVEDVEFEGYFIPKGWKVLPLFRTIHHNAEFFPQPEKFDPSRFEVPPRPNTYMPFGNGVHACPGSELAKLETLILLHHLTTSCRWQVVGDEDGIQYGPFPVPKQGLPIKVTPRNKK; encoded by the exons ATGCAAGTTTTCTCATTATCACCCCTCTTTGCACTTTTCCATTCTCAGTTTGTCATTCTTATACCATTACTGTTCTGTTCTTTGTTGCTGCTCCTACCCTTCCTCCAATGGCGCCAACCCAGACACAAACGCTTACCCCCTGGTTCAATGGGATGGCCATACATAGGAGAGACTCTCAAGCTCTACACTGAAAACCCAAATTCCTTCTTTTCCAACAGGCAAAAACG GTATGGGGATATATTTAAGACCCACATATTGGGATGCCCCTGTGTGATGATTTCAAGCCCAGAAGCTGCAAGGGTTGTGTTAGTGAGCCGAGCTCATCTATTCAAGCCAACTTATCCACCAAGCAAAGAGAAAATGATAGGGCCAGAGGCTCTCTTCTTTCAACAAGGGGCCTACCATTCAAGGCTCAAGAAGTTGGTCCAAGCTTCCTTTTTGCCCTCAGCGATAAGAGGGTCAGTCTCGAAGATTGAGCATATTGCTCTCAAGCTTATCCCCACATGGAACAATTGCACCATTTACACCTTGCAAGAGATGAAGAGG TACGCCTTTGATGTGGCAATGATTTCGGCCCTCGGTGACCAACATGACATAGAAATGgaaggaataaaaaatttgtatcaatGCCTTGAGAAGGGCTACAATTCCATGCCTCTAGATCTACCGGGAACTCCTTTTCGCAAAGCGATGAAG GCAAGGAAGCTTCTGAATGAGGATTTGAGAAGAATAATAGAAAAGAGAAGGGAGATTGGGAAACATGGTGGAGGCTTATTAGGAATATTATTGGGAGCCGAAGACGAGAAGCATAATCAGCTTAGTGATTCTCAAATTGCTGACAATATAATAGGAGTCATCTTTGCTGCTCATGATACAACTGCGAGTATTCTAACATGGATTCTAAAGTATTTGCACGATAATGTCAATCTCCTAGAAGCCGTGACg AAGGAACAAGAAGGAATTCAACGCAAACTGTTTGAAGAAAATCGTGGGCTTACGTGGGATGATACTCGGCGCATGCCATTGACTGGCCgg GTGATTCAAGAAACACTAAGAACTGCAAGTATACTCTCTTTCACATTCAGAGAAGCAGTAGAAGATGTTGAATTTGAGGGCTATTTCATTCCGAAGGGTTGGAAGGTTCTGCCTCTCTTCAGAACCATTCATCACAATGCTGAGTTCTTCCCTCAACCCGAAAAGTTTGACCCTTCAAGATTCGAG GTGCCACCAAGACCTAACACGTACATGCCGTTTGGGAATGGAGTGCATGCTTGTCCAGGAAGTGAGCTGGCTAAGCTAGAGACTCTCATTCTTCTACACCACCTCACCACTTCTTgcag GTGGCAAGTTGTAGGAGACGAGGATGGTATACAGTATGGCCCTTTCCCTGTACCCAAACAGGGTTTGCCTATAAAGGTAACCCCAAGGAACAAGAAATGA